From a region of the Panulirus ornatus isolate Po-2019 chromosome 34, ASM3632096v1, whole genome shotgun sequence genome:
- the LOC139760011 gene encoding uncharacterized protein: MAVRLYHLTSRLYVPVGWGVRKLADGAGSGAGAGGGTGGSIRDAGGALGKRAVAQEEQYFRKLEREQMEKLRKELHDSPSLSREAKLNAYLDRICSHEEHIRDHQQEADFHRNLALTHQAKLEYHENQIHQHQAAVAKLQDEIRKFGA; this comes from the exons ATGGCGGTCAGGCTTTATCATCTCACATCTCGTCTCTATGTTCCAGTCGGATG GGGTGTGCGTAAGCTTGCCGACGGTGCAGGCtcgggtgctggtgctggtggaggcACCGGAGGCTCCATAAGGGACGCCGGCGGCGCCCTCGGCAAGAGGGCGGTCGCTCAGGAGGAACAGTACTTCAGGAAGCTG GAGCGAGAGCAAATGGAAAAGTTGAGGAAGGAGCTGCACGATAGCCCTTCCCTCTCCCGGGAAGCCAAGCTTAATGCCTACCTGGACAGGATCTGTTCCCACGAGGAACACATCCgggaccaccagcaggaggctgaCTTCCACAGAAACCTCGCCCTCACTCACCAGGCCAAGTTAGAGTACCACGAAAACCAGATCCACCAGCACCAGGCAGCTGTCGCCAAACTTCAGGATGAAATACGAAAGTTTGGCGCTTAA